The Desulfovibrio sp. X2 genome segment GTGATAGCGGGGCATAGGGGGGGCGTCAACCTGTGCGGCGCGGCTTTACAAGGCGAACGGAACCACGTACGGACGGCCGAAGGACCGGGAGGCCCGCCGTTCATGGGAACGCTCACCTATTTTCTCTTCTTCGTCGTCACCGTGCTGCTGCTGTTCATGTACCTCTACGGCCGTTTTTCGCAGTACAACAGCACTGTCAGCGCGCGGCAGGCCGAACTCGAGGTCAAGGAAGAGAAGGTCCGTCGGCGCATCGAGACCCTGGACGCGGAGATCAAGGTCAAGCGCGACGAGATCAAGGTCGTGAGCGAACGTCTGGAAGGCCTGCGCAAGGCCGCGGGCATCTGAGGACGACGGGATGCTCTGGCTGGTCCTTCTCGCCGCCGCGCTCCTGGCCGCCGTCTTCGTGGCCAGGTCCATGGCCAAGTGGCACGCCAATGCCATGCGCGAGGTCAAGCGCCGCGACGCGGTGCTGAACGTGACCCTGCGCCGCAAGCGCCGCGAACTCGACAAGGTCTCCAAGGCCCTGAACGACCTGCGGGAGCAGGAGAGCAGCTTCGCCCGGCTCGTGGCCAACAACCGCTACGGCCAGCCGAGCGACCCCGGCGAATGGCTCCTGGACAACCGCCACATCACCCTGTCGCTCTACCTCAAGGCCAAGAAGCTGGCGCAGCGCAAGGAGATCGACATCGTGGGCGCTTGCCTGGAGCTCGGGGCCATCGACAAGAAGCTGGCGCGCGAGGCGCTCATGGTCGCCCGGGGCGAGAACCCGGAGGCCGGAGAGCCCGGAGCGGGCGGAACGCCCCCGGCCAGCGGCTCGGACCGCGCCTAGCCCGCCTTCGCCGGACCTTTCCCGGCCGGACCTTTTCCGAAAGACCGCGTCCTCCGCACGATCCGCAGCCGCGCTAGCGGCCGCAGCACTTCTTGTACTTCTGCCCGGAGCCGCAGGGGCAGGGCTCGTTGCGGCCGACCTTGGGGGCGCGCGGCGCCTGCCCGGCCGTGCGCGGCAGGCCCTGCACGTAGTACCACTTGCCGTCCTCGCGTACGAAGAGTCCGCGCTCGGGCATCTCCTGGGGCGCGCCCTGGTGGCTGAAGCGGGCCACGAACTCCACCTCGCCGCGCTCGTCGCCCTCGCCGCCGCCCACGACCTCGACGATCTCGAGCCCGGTCCATTCGCAGGAGGCGGACCAGCGCTCGGCCGCCTTGGGGTCGAAGCGCCTGCGCTTGTCCGGGTGCAGGCTCTCGCGCAGGTAGTCCACGTCGCCCTCGGCATAGGCGGTGTAGCGCGAACGCATCAGGGCCTCGGCCGTGGGCGCGGGCGTGCCGGCCAGGATGGGGCCGCAGCATTCGTCAAACGGCTTGCCGGAAGAACAGGGGCAGAGCTTCATCGAAAATCCTCCAGGGACTGTTTGTCCGCAATTGTTGGCGCTTGCCTGTCGGCCGCCTCGCTTACAGGTCCG includes the following:
- a CDS encoding YchJ family protein, coding for MKLCPCSSGKPFDECCGPILAGTPAPTAEALMRSRYTAYAEGDVDYLRESLHPDKRRRFDPKAAERWSASCEWTGLEIVEVVGGGEGDERGEVEFVARFSHQGAPQEMPERGLFVREDGKWYYVQGLPRTAGQAPRAPKVGRNEPCPCGSGQKYKKCCGR